From a single Apium graveolens cultivar Ventura chromosome 2, ASM990537v1, whole genome shotgun sequence genomic region:
- the LOC141705834 gene encoding BTB/POZ domain-containing protein At5g48130-like — protein MDTASFNISPLSSPFPSPNVAALLKIKIISWSQETGFPVSLSVQVADRTFNLHKYPLISKSGYFSRTLGESNEIKLPKDFPGGPETFEMISLFIYGSSSLVDPFNVAALRCAAEFLEMTEDYCSGNLCQRFDIYLNQVVLQSWDDTLIVLQKCQTLLPWAEDLLIVSRCIESLAFMSCMEILDPERRRNQPVVTLDMLASQAWSCQKVEEIVRRDLWIKDLIALPFVFFKRIIGSLRRQGMREKYVSPIVLFYADKWILSTKTRQSSGDKNGSENTNNKDLTVLRGVISLLPMGEKASKAIPVGFYLSLLSRSLQFGLTSKYIQGKLQDQIATILHTAYFEDFLFPATGSDSLSSSIELATMENIFSTYVASNMDSDYIHSPNNSVVAELWDSYLAHIATDPRMSLKRIVALVEMVPTSSRQNHDHLYHALDTFLQVHKDLTPEEKAMVCKNLKCQKLSPEVCIQAVQNNLMPLRLVVQALFIQQLNTHQTLKECSDSFRYEAHCKEFSGSLPRSQNLEESPTYTSGETGSRPLNSVPHKKAPALQRSEFSQKDYESTSFRIQTLEQELNTLKTRLEMQKNPMTINQSSANPRSSTSCNIKSGKKRNSLISCIGSVNLSSQRKHASRLVKLFRRISLFSSSRRLHRKTTTSSRTKAV, from the exons ATGGATACTGCAAGTTTTAACATTTCACCTCTTTCAAGTCCTTTTCCATCTCCAAATGTTGCTGCACTACTCAAAATCAAAATCATATCATG GAGCCAAGAGACTGGCTTTCCCGTTTCGCTTTCTGTTCAAGTTGCTGATAGAACTTTTAACCTCCACAAG TATCCACTGATTTCAAAGAGTGGATACTTTAGCAGGACACTTGGTGAATCAAATGAGATTAAGCTACCAAAAGATTTTCCTGGTGGACCAGAAACCTTTGAGATGATTTCCCTCTTCATCTACGGCTCATCATCTTTAGTTGATCCATTTAATGTAGCTGCTCTAAGATGTGCGGCAGAATTTCTTGAAATGACAGAAGATTATTGCTCTGGCAACCTGTGTCAAAGGTTTGATATCTATCTGAACCAAGTTGTCTTACAAAGTTGGGATGACACTTTAATTGTTCTCCAGAAGTGTCAAACTTTGCTTCCATGGGCTGAAGATCTGCTGATTGTGAGTCGTTGCATCGAGTCACTTGCCTTCATGTCTTGCATGGAAATTCTTGATCCAGAGAGGAGGAGGAACCAACCAGTAGTTACATTGGACATGTTAGCTAGTCAAGCTTGGAGCTGTCAAAAAGTGGAGGAGATTGTGAGACGAGATCTCTGGATCAAAGATCTTATTGCGTTGCCATTCGTATTTTTCAAGAGGATAATAGGATCTTTAAGAAGACAAGGTATGAGGGAAAAATATGTCAGTCCTATTGTTCTTTTCTATGCAGATAAATGGATCCTATCAACCAAGACTCGCCAATCCTCGGGTGACAAAAATGGCAGTGAGAATACAAATAACAAAGATTTGACAGTCTTGCGAGGTGTCATTAGTCTACTTCCCATGGGGGAGAAGGCTAGTAAAGCGATTCCTGTTGGGTTTTACTTGTCATTGCTTTCTAGATCTCTGCAATTTGGCCTAACAAGCAAATATATTCAGGGAAAGTTACAAGATCAAATTGCTACCATTTTGCATACAGCATATTTTGAAGATTTTCTCTTCCCAGCAACCGGGAGTGATTCATTATCTTCTAGTATTGAACTGGCCACAATGGAGAATATATTTTCCACATATGTGGCATCAAACATGGACTCAGATTATATCCATTCGCCAAATAACTCTGTTGTTGCAGAATTATGGGATTCTTATCTAGCACATATAGCTACTGATCCGAGAATGAGTTTGAAAAGAATTGTGGCTCTCGTAGAAATGGTACCAACGTCAAGCAGACAAAACCATGATCATCTTTACCATGCATTAGACACCTTTCTGCAG GTGCACAAGGACTTGACACCGGAAGAGAAAGCCATGGTGTGCAAAAACCTCAAATGCCAGAAACTATCACCAGAGGTGTGTATCCAAGCGGTTCAAAACAATTTAATGCCACTGCGACTAGTTGTGCAGGCACTTTTTATTCAACAACTAAATACACATCAAACATTGAAAGAATGCTCAGACTCATTCAGATACGAAGCGCATTGTAAAGAATTCTCCGGGAGCCTACCAAGAAGCCAAAATCTCGAAGAAAGCCCCACTTACACGAGTGGAGAAACAGGCAGCAGACCCCTCAATTCAGTTCCACACAAAAAAGCTCCAGCATTGCAAAGGTCTGAGTTTTCACAAAAGGACTACGAATCCACAAGCTTCAGAATTCAGACTTTAGAACAAGAACTCAATACCTTGAAGACAAGGCTTGAAATGCAGAAGAATCCGATGACAATAAATCAAAGTTCAGCTAATCCACGGAGTTCCACGTCGTGTAATATAAAGTCCGGCAAGAAGAGAAATTCACTGATAAGCTGCATTGGCTCTGTTAACTTATCATCCCAAAGAAAGCATGCTAGCAGGTTAGTGAAATTATTC
- the LOC141705835 gene encoding coatomer subunit beta'-2-like: MSLAIKIQNEFDRRSERVKCVDLHPTQPWALLSLYSGTVCIWNYQSQETEKSFKIAETPVRCAKFIPGKDCFVAGADDKMIRVYNYSTAEKIKEFEAHTDYIRSVDVHPSLPYVLSASDDKLIKLWNWEKDWECTQIFEGHEHYVMQAAFNPKETSTFASASLDSKTIIWNVGSPNPKHVLEGHSKGVNTVEFFVAGDKSFVLTGSDDFTAKVWDYHTGACLHTLEGHTNNVTSVRFLGDVPNGPLIITGSEDETIRIWNTTTYRLENTITSKFGRVWTIGCLTSSPQIIIGCDQGTIMGEVTNA; the protein is encoded by the exons ATG TCTTTGGCAATCAAGATTCAG AACGAATTCGATCGCCGATCCGAGAGAGTTAAGTGTGTGGATTTGCATCCAACACAACCCTG GGCACTACTCAGTTTGTACTCAGGGACTGTGTGCATCTGGAACTATCAGTCCCAA GAAACAGAGAAGTCATTTAAAATCGCTGAAACGCCAG TAAGATGTGCAAAGTTTATACCAGGAAAAGATTGTTTTGTCGCTGGAGCTGATGACAAAATGATTCGCGTATACAACTACAGCACTGCAGAAAAGATCAAAGAATTTGAAGCACACACTGACTATATCAGGTCAGTGGATGTGCATCCAAGCCTTCCATATGTTCTATCAGCGTCTGATGACAAGCTCATCAAGCTCTGGAACTGGGAAAAAGACTGGGAATGCACTCAAATTTTCGAGGGACATGAGCATTATGTTATGCAAGCAGCGTTCAATCCGAAAGAGACTAGCACATTTGCTAGTGCATCCCTTGATTCTAAAACAATAATATGGAACGTTGGATCTCCGAATCCAAAGCATGTGCTAGAGGGCCATTCTAAAGGAGTAAATACTGTTGAATTCTTCGTCGCTGGAGATAAATCATTTGTCCTTACAGGTTCCGACGATTTTACTGCCAAG GTGTGGGATTATCATACTGGAGCTTGCCTTCATACACTAGAAGGCCATACAAACAATGTCACTTCTGTACGTTTTCTTGGGGATGTTCCAAATGGACCACTGATAATTACAGGTTCAGAAGATGAGACCATTCGCATATGGAACACCACAACCTACAG GCTTGAGAACACAATAACCAGCAAATTTGGAAGAGTTTGGACGATTGGATGCTTGACAAGTTCACCCCA GATTATAATTGGTTGTGATCAAGGAACCATCATGGGAGAAGTTACAAATGCTTAA